From a region of the Dictyostelium discoideum AX4 chromosome 2 chromosome, whole genome shotgun sequence genome:
- a CDS encoding ankyrin repeat-containing protein gives MNLGGSNRTTSKKEITDISIRQNVYLSEEQKKEKLETCSKLIQYTRLGLIDGIIKALQDGAAIDYKTNGLSAIGYACFYGKSEIVRWLIDNGKCDIEINSTATEITPLGISIQKGDLRSVEILLQRGANTLAKDKDGLPILYHALASKNLEIVKKLIETDTIDMEEKFPEYVEDQSNQNSTTNNPSHNTNTFIHLAAISSPQIVEYLTSTCGLSLESINSLGRTILHRAIMFKNFELVKYLSTKETLINIQDNKGYTALHYAAFYNLLECVKFLKNNGASLELRENTGKTPLNMARLRNLTHVILVLEGFDHDNKEFIEGTEISLKPKKKLKKEIIDSDSSSSSSDDDNNNNKKEKKKKIKNETKIKRARKKKTDEEKQADKEKKEKIKKDKQVKTNTSKKKVSQTKKDPLLDENGNTIDNTSDIDESQLEQEFKIDTKIKKSKKSSSSSSSKSKSKSSKKLKEDSEIVKENEDTKENGDDDNNENEIQLPLPIGQVPKRGRPPKSKPIKSLPKKTKKKQTRSKDEQSSDEEFEDLSQEESENQTTSSSSSTGTGTTLPQLITPIRSQRNRVSLFDLSGTSMINSDSEQSEPNDDSDNEKVIKKRVRSESKQNTSDIDSGSSSDSYSEIETSDSETKDNYDSDDEYSRLGLKRVKKSNSNKVTKKNSENNDEEAALNQFRITKPNDNDNDNDNNNNNNNDNNKTTTTTTTTTTTTTTPSTKPLSKRGRPKKVIQNLNDDDDDDDDNDDNEDPITSTKTGTNSDDNTGFSVSSKGRTIRPPPTLSTPQKPTRPHTKNTPKVTENVKMSENEVKENENKEKENNKEPGKEIENEKEKEKENGNENVNEKENENGAKDKEIEKETEKENEKENEVKDKEIEKEIENFDENFSDIIFVENPSILSISENNNNNSN, from the exons atgaaTTTAGGAGGAAGTAATAGAACAACAAGTAAAAAAGAGATTACAGATATTAGTATTAGACAAAATGTATATTTATCagaagaacaaaaaaaagagaaattagaaacatgttcaaaattaatacaaTATACTAGATTAGGATTAATTGATGGTATAATTAAAGCATTACAAGATGGAGCAGCAATAGATTATAAAACCAATGGATTATCAGCTATTGGATATGCATGTTTCTATGGAAAAAGTGAAATTGTTCGTTGgttaattgataatggtaaatgtgatattgaaattaattcaacgGCCACTGAGATCACACCATTAGGTATATCAATTCAAAAGGGTGATTTAAGATCAGTTGAAATTCTACTACAACGTGGTGCAAATACATTGGCAAAGGATAAAGATGGATTACCAATACTTTATCATGCTTTAGCAAGTAAGAATTTAGAAATCGTTAAAAAACTCATTGAAACCGATACTATAGATATGGAGGAGAAGTTCCCTGAATATGTCGAAGatcaatcaaatcaaaattcaacaacaaataatccAAGTCACAATACAAATACATTCATACATTTAGCTGCAATTTCATCACCTCAAATCGTTGAATATTTAACTTCAACTTGTGGTCTATCTTTAGAATCTATAAATTCACTTGGTAGAACTATATTACATAGAGCAATtatgtttaaaaattttgaacttgttaaatatttatcaacaaaagaaactttaattaatattcaaGATAATA agGGATATACAGCACTTCATTATGCAgcattttataatttattagagtgtgtaaaatttttaaaaaataatggtgCATCATTAGAATTAAGAGAGAATACAGGTAAAACACCATTAAATATGGCAAGATTAAGAAATTTAACACATGTTATATTAGTATTAGAGGGTTTTGATCatgataataaagaatttattgaAGGAACAGAAATAtcattaaaaccaaaaaaaaaacttaaaaaagaaattattgatagtgatagtagtagtagtagtagtgatgatgataataataataataaaaaggaaaaaaaaaagaaaattaaaaatgaaacaaaaataaaaagagctagaaaaaagaaaactgaTGAAGAGAAACAAgcagataaagaaaaaaaagaaaaaattaaaaaagataaacaaGTAAAAACCAATACtagtaaaaaaaaggtttctCAAACTAAAAAAGACCCATTACttgatgaaaatggtaataCCATTGATAATACATCTGATATTGATGAATCACAATTAGAACaggaatttaaaattgataccaaaataaagaaatctaaaaaatcatcatcatcatcatcatcaaaatctaaatctaaatcatcaaaaaaattaaaagaagattCAGAGATtgttaaagaaaatgaagataCTAAAGAAAATggagatgatgataataatgaaaatgaaattcaattaCCATTGCCAATCGGTCAAGTTCCAAAAAGAGGTAGACCACCTAAAAgtaaaccaattaaatctttaccaaaaaaaacaaaaaagaaacaaactAGATCAAAAGATGAACAATCATCagatgaagaatttgaagatTTATCACAAGAAGAATCAGAGAATcaaacaacatcatcatcatcgtcaacAGGAACAGGAACTACTTTACCACAGCTAATAACACCAATAAGATCACAAAGGAATAGagtttcattatttgatttaagtGGTACTTCTATGATTAACAGTGATTCAGAACAATCTGAACCAAATGATGACtctgataatgaaaaagtaattaaaaaaagagttaGATCTgaatcaaaacaaaatacTAGTGATATTGATAGTGGTAGCAGTAGTGATAGTTATTCAGAAATTGAAACTAGTGATTCAGAAACTAAAGATAATTatgatagtgatgatgaatatTCTAGATTAGGTTTAAAAAGAGTTAAGAAATCTAATTCTAATAAAGTAACAAAAAAGAATTCAGAgaataatgatgaagaagcAGCCTTAAATCAATTTAGAATTACAAAaccaaatgataatgataatgataatgataataataacaataataataatgataataataaaaccactaccactaccaccaccacaactacaactacaacaacaccTTCAACAAAACCTTTATCAAAAAGGGGAAGACCTAAAAAAGTCATTCAAAAccttaatgatgatgatgatgatgatgatgataatgatgataatgaggATCCAATTACATCAACCAAAACAGGCACCAATAGTGATGATAATACTGGCTTTAGTGTATCTTCAAAAGGAAGAACAATAAGACCTCCTCCAACTTTATCAACACCACAAAAACCAACAAGACCACATACAAAAAATACTCCTAAAGTTACTGAGAATGTGAAAATGAGTGAAAATGAAGTAaaggaaaatgaaaataaagaaaaagaaaataataaagaaccTGGAAAAGaaatagaaaatgaaaaagaaaaagaaaaagaaaatggaaatgaaaatgtaaatgaaaaagaaaatgaaaatggagCCAAGGATAAAGAgattgaaaaagaaactgaaaaagaaaatgaaaaagaaaatgaagtaAAGGATAaggaaattgaaaaagaaattgaaaattttgacgAAAATTTTAGTGATATAATTTTTGTTGAAAACCCTTCAATCTTATCAATATccgaaaataataataataatagtaattaa
- a CDS encoding hypothetical protein (Similar to Homo sapiens (Human). DKFZP564O0463 protein): MKIKVISRSEEEETKEKASDVRKLHRNLDPNLHPFERPREYVRALNATKLDRVFAKPFIGSLSGHTDGIFTMTRHPTLLNNVASGSCDGVIKLWNLTSLTERTTVQAHNGFVRGLVFTPDGKHMVSCGEDKTIKMWKLDLPEYTFNQEVISIYNGKNAFTSIDHQLNSTTFATSGPTSVEIWKHQRSTPIQTLQWGHSTITKVKFNPIETHLLASCTTDRDIILYDIRENSPAQKLTTSMRSNSIAWCPTESFTLAIANEDENVYQYDIRNLSKAMTVHRDHVGSVLDIDYSPTGREIVSGSYDKTIRIFPVDSYKSREVYYTNRMQRIFSVLFTADSRFILSGSDDMNIRVWKANSSAPLGILSNREKEKLEYQDKIKEKFKEIPELKTIATHRRVPQLVYKRRFIKNEIHKAKQRRVKNISNNSGKSPKVEKVLSKHTIKVDN, encoded by the exons atg aaaattaaagTTATATCAAGAtcagaagaagaagaaactAAAGAAAAAGCATCAGATGTTAGAAAATTACATAGAAATTTAGATCCAAATTTACATCCATTTGAAAGACCTAGAGAATATGTTAGAGCATTGAATGCAACTAAATTGGATAGAGTATTTGCAAAACCATTTATTGGATCATTATCAGGACATACAGATGGTATTTTCACAATGACAAGACATCCAACACTTTTGAATAATGTAGCAAGTGGTAGTTGTGATGGTGTAATTAAATTATGGAATCTTACATCATTAACAGAGCGTACAACAGTTCAAGCACATAATGGATTCGTTCGTGGATTAGTATTTACACCAGATGGTAAACATATGGTAAGTTGTGGTGAAGataaaaccattaaaatGTGGAAATTAGATTTACCAGAATATACATTCAATCAAGAGGTAATTTCAATCTATAATGGAAAGAATGCATTCACATCGATtgatcatcaattaaatagtACAACCTTTGCAACTAGTGGACCAACATCAGTTGAAATTTGGAAACATCAACGTTCTACACCCATTCAAACACTTCAATGGGGTCATTCAACCATTACCAAAGTTAAATTCAATCCAATTGAAACTCATCTTTTAGCAAGTTGTACCACTGATCGTGATATTATCCTCTACGATATTCGTGAGAATTCACCTGCTCAAAAATTAACAACCTCAATGAGATCAAATTCAATCGCTTGGTGTCCAACTGAATCATTTACATTGGCAATTGcaaatgaagatgaaaatgtTTACCAATATGATATTAGAAATCTTTCAAAAGCAATGACAGTACATAGAGATCATGTAGGTTCAGTATTGGATATCGATTACTCTCCAACCGGTAGAGAGATTGTTTCAGGTTCATACGATAAAACCATTCGTATCTTTCCTGTCGATAGTTATAAATCACGTGAAGTTTATTATACAAATAGAATGCAAAGAATTTTCTCAGTTTTATTCACTGCCGATAGTAGATTCATTCTCTCTGGTAGTGATGATATGAATATTAGAGTTTGGAAAGCAAATAGTTCTGCTCCATTAGGTATCCTTTCAAATCgtgaaaaagagaaattagaaTATCAAGATAAAATCAAAGAGAAATTCAAAGAAATACCTGAACTTAAAACTATTGCAACCCACAGAAGAGTACCACAACTCGTTTATAAAagaagatttattaaaaatgaaattcataAAGCAAAACAAAGAAGagttaaaaatatttcaaataattctgGTAAATCTCCAAAAgttgaaaaagttttatcaAAACATACAATTAAAGttgataattaa
- a CDS encoding hypothetical protein (K08H10.2A PROTEIN. 6/100), protein MADNDNSLNKQVETLKNDAISTGKTAVELAQEKGANVYNETTNAINEGVKYVSDSISTAVEVTKDAAVNMYNTTTNVMNEGYETLKTKTNEIISGAIDNSEQVKEDGSKKVEDVKETANEITNDLKQKSEDLKEDASNKVEEAKDKANEITNDLNKKGEDLKEDGSKKYEEAKDKASELTTDLKKKGEDIVDDANDKVEQLKVKGTEVSNDLKKKSDELSNDLNEKYNDTKKETANKLNEISDKLEQ, encoded by the exons atggctgataatgataatagtttaaataaacaag ttgaaactttaaaaaatgatgcAATTTCAACAGGTAAAACAGCAGTTGAATTAGCCCAAGAAAAAGGTGCAAATGTTTATAATGAAACAACCAATGCAATTAATGAAGGTGTTAAATATGTTTCagattcaatttcaacagCAGTAGAGGTTACAAAAGATGCAGCAGTGAATATGTACAATACAACCACCAATGTAATGAATGAAGGATATGAAACATTGAAAACCAAaacaaatgaaataattagTGGAGCAATAGACAATAGTGAACAAGTGAAAGAAGATGGCTCTAAAAAAGTTGAAGATGTAAAAGAGACAGCAAATGAAAttacaaatgatttaaaGCAAAAAAGTGAAGACTTAAAAGAAGATGCTTCAAACAAAGTTGAAGAAGCAAAAGATAAAGCAAATGAAAttacaaatgatttaaataaaaaaggtgaAGACTTAAAAGAAGATGGATCTAAAAAATATGAAGAAGCAAAAGATAAAGCAAGTGAATTGACAActgatttaaagaaaaaaggtGAAGATATAGTAGATGACGCAAATGATAAGgttgaacaattaaaagtTAAAGGTACTGAAGTctctaatgatttaaaaaagaaatctgatgaattatcaaatgatctaaatgaaaaatataatgatacaaaaaaagaaactgcaaataaattaaatgaaatatcTGATAAATTagaacaataa
- a CDS encoding aldehyde dehydrogenase: protein MTTFNEYPFLAELGIKAENNDGVFNGKWGGAGEIIKCLNPTNNKVIATVRGAAPEEYETCIQAMLAAKVKWALTPAPRRGEIVRLIGQAMREKIEPLSKLISLEMGKIYIEAKGEVQEFIDVCDYATGLSRSINGQVMPSERPNHILMETWNPLGLVGIITAFNFPCAVLGWNAAISMICGNVQLWKGASTTSLITLAVSKIIEKVLVENDVDPAVCCVLIGPGRTVGEQMIQDKRFGLISFTGSTEVGRRISSTVHGYFGKTILELGGNNAIVVAEDADIELVLRAVLFASVGTTGQRCTTCRRLFVHESLYDTILERLTKAYKTIKIGNPLEEGVLVGPLHTQSAVKEFTEGLEEIKKQGGKVVIGGNKLDISGGNFVEPTVVAIEHDAPIVKTELFVPILYIMKFKNLDDAFAWNNEVPQGLSSSLFTNNQKNIFKWLGPTGSDCGIVNVNVATNGAEIGGAFGGEKETGGGRESGSDSWKQYCRRSTNTINYGNTMPLSQGINFN from the exons atgactACCTTTAACGAATATCCATTCTTGGCTGAATTAGGCATTAAAgctgaaaataatgatggaGTCTTCAATGGAAAATGGGGAGGTGCTGGTGAAATCATCAAATGTTTAAatccaacaaataataaagttattGCAACTGTTAGAGGT gcTGCACCAGAAGAATATGAAACATGTATTCAAGCAATGTTAGCAGCAAAAGTAAAATGGGCATTAACACCAGCTCCAAGAAGAGGTGAAATTGTTAGATTAATTGGTCAAGCCATGAGAGAAAAAATTGAaccattatcaaaattaatttcattagaAATGGGTAAAATTTACATTGAAGCTAAAGGTGAAGTACAAGAATTCATTGACGTATGCGATTATGCAACTGGTTTAAGTAGATCAATCAATGGTCAAGTGATGCCATCTGAACGTCCAAATCACATTTTAATGGAAACCTGGAATCCATTAGGTTTAGTTGGTATCATTACTGCTTTCAATTTCCCATGTGCCGTACTTGGTTGGAATGCTGCAATCTCAATGATTTGCGGTAACGTCCAATTATGGAAAGGTGCCTCCACCACTTCACTCATTACATTAGCCGTTAGCAAAATCATTGAAAAGGTTTTAGTTGAAAATGATGTCGACCCAGCCGTCTGTTGTGTCCTCATTGGTCCAGGTCGTACCGTTGGTGAACAAATGATTCAAGATAAACGTTTCGGTTTAATTTCATTCACTGGTTCAACTGAAGTCGGTCGTCGTATCTCTAGTACCGTCCACGGTTACTTTGGTAAGACCATCCTCGAATTAGGTGGTAACAATGCCATCGTTGTTGCTGAAGATGCTGATATTGAACTCGTTCTCCGTGCCGTTCTCTTTGCTTCTGTTGGTACCACTGGACAACGTTGTACCACTTGTAGACGTTTATTCGTTCACGAATCATTGTATGACACCATTTTGGAACGTTTAACCAAAGCCTACAAAACCATTAAAATCGGTAATCCACTTGAAGAAGGTGTTTTAGTAGGTCCACTCCACACCCAAAGCGCTGTTAAAGAATTCACTGAAGGTCttgaagaaataaaaaagcaAGGTGGTAAGGTCGTCATTGGTGGTAATAAACTCGATATCAGTGGTGGAAACTTTGTTGAACCAACCGTCGTTGCCATTGAACATGATGCTCCAATCGTAAAGACTGAACTCTTTGTTCCAATTCTCTACAtaatgaaattcaaaaatctTGACGATGCTTTTGCCTGGAATAATGAAGTCCCACAAGGTCTCTCATCTTCCCTCTTCACAAACAATCAAAAGAATATCTTCAAATGGCTTGGACCTACCGGATCTGACTGTGGTATAGTTAACGTAAATGTAGCTACAAACGGTGCTGAAATTGGTGGTGCCTTTGGAGGTGAAAAAGAGACCGGAGGTGGTAGAGAATCTGGCTCAGACAGCTGGAAACAGTATTGCCGTCGTAGTACTAATACAATCAACTATGGTAATACTATGCCATTATCACAAGGTATCAATTTTAActaa
- the dph3 gene encoding diphthamide biosynthesis protein 3 encodes MTVSEDINNNENKNENIVEKITSEIKNIEIKEDDNNNNNDNTDTEKETNSINPKPLNNNNNNNNEEETLSSGFTNLSAAMAAKINNLVTPDGKPKIIAYTTKLDSTSFYDEIDIEDMDFNEDERIFYYPCPCGDRFRITEEEILQGEEIAICPSCSLLLKVIYSPEDFVIEEEEE; translated from the exons ATGACAGTATCtgaagatattaataataatgaaaataaaaatgaaaatattgttgaaaaaataacaagtgaaataaaaaatatagaaatcaaagaagatgataataataataataatgataatacagATAcagaaaaagaaacaaattcaataaacCCTAAacctttaaataataataataataataataatgaagaagaaacATTGTCATCTGGATTTACAAACCTTAGTGCTGCAATGGCtgcaaaaattaataatttagttaCACCAGATGGTAAACCAAAAATTATAGCATATACAACAAAACTTGATTCAACTTCATTttatgatgaaattgatattgAGGATATGGATTTCAATGAAGATGAacgtattttttattatcctTGTCCATG tgGTGATAGATTTAGAATTACAGAAGAAGAAATTTTACAAGGTGAAGAAATTGCAATTTGCCCAAgttgttcattattattaaaagttatTTATTCTCCTGAAGATTTTGTtattgaagaagaagaagaataa
- the ifkB gene encoding GCN2 subfamily protein kinase, translating into MIGKGGFGVVVKSRNKLDCRYYAIKKIKTKGYTDSNQEPLTNKLLREVTTLSRLHHQFVVRYYQAWIEKSCDSFQSLEEGNEDLSGDLETDASEDWFMQSSINSRSIISRDSYSGLSTSNSNVGGANNTAGGGDSVSNANSNKSMIVGNNNKKLTLSSSNTSSSSSLLSNNKSKILNTSKSTSTNTSTSTSTSNTNKNKKISKKKKSKLSPLMKPKNKKNKNNGESEQSSSDSENGENGMKSRIIENASDSYSDDDNNNNNDSNNNYHSDNESDSFSGSISMSDGNGSGYEATDDEDIINNSGSFDDNENDDDDEEDDDDEYDEEDDDYETFDFQDKSRVVSNNSKLSTSSSRKKPPKETHTLYIQMEYCSKKTLKTLIDNVGGIAEEEAFRLLRQIVEGLNHIHSQQIIHRDLKPANIFIDNEQNVKIGDFGLATSGAPVSKSDDLNSSTSNAANNINLSSSTNSTAQQTPMWDLNDENLSMTGGVGTPFYCCPEILEKNTKHYGTKVDMYSLGIIFFEMCFQFQTQMERSNILRDLRDNLKFPPGFESTKPDQTQIIRSLLSRDPTQRPSTKQLLESGLLPSKMEDDILKEAIKTIANPTISLFSYLMEKLFCLSNDEHIMSRYLYTSNPSLTPMHLICREKTFSRLEKIFLNHGSIRIDTPTLFPKNPTNSTHPGAANVAKFLDESGTVVYLPYDLTIPWARHVVIHNIQQAKRYTFSKVYRRSQPGFSPKELYECDFDIIGPSKSRHISDAETLRIIIEIMEEFKDELFGNNSGSNSGSGSGGSINYKIRINHYGLLDSILSECGVEKRFFTVVYQTVAQLHWRLNWAQVAQSLKEHGLSASIVSNISTYFRQRGELAQCVTQLESLLANHKEATTGISDLKILVRNLQMINIIPRFLLDLSLIHNHQYYEGLVFQAYIERPTLSNPSRTEIIMSGGRYDKLIKSLHPNPSLSNNIVSGVGVTLACEKIVNSVLNYRQHLLNNCFNTTYTRRNKDPPNSNNNPNNNNLNNNVSIFTKFQSHIEVFVCSLGSSLLGEKLQVASQLWSAGIKADYSQTDYYSSEDIYSNCRENGIPWVVILREKAFQIGKLKVKQIETRQERTVARKDLVDFFLKSRKHNVDSKNIIQNTSSSDLSNLIGGINNSGSGGSGGSGGGSSMSSGGGGGGNSNIGGSDHHHHGHHSNQSTSSSGNSNNSNTQQTSPIQHHVHFSNTKSIIGSSGIISNATFSGGSSSSSNIIHFDEPTDSFSTQIVYQGVEEIKKSKIETLVQTSLSKLFRGFIQSKSSTIRVIVTDLAYSVIRDLQISESHDNISKFQRVSKEKLLQLKNQIFKWKVYPFIVIHSIKDDKSVIFNSVV; encoded by the coding sequence ATGATTGGCAAAGGTGGTTTTGGAGTTGTTGTAAAGAGTAGAAATAAATTGGATTGTAGATATTATGcaataaagaaaattaaaaccaaGGGTTATACAGACTCTAATCAAGAACCATTAACAAATAAACTTTTGAGAGAGGTAACAACTTTATCAAGATTACATCATCAATTTGTTGTTAGATATTATCAAGCTTGGATTGAGAAATCCTGTGATAGCTTTCAATCGTTGGAAGAAGGTAATGAAGATCTATCTGGTGATTTGGAAACTGATGCTTCAGAAGATTGGTTTATGCAATCAAGTATCAATAGTAGATCAATCATTTCAAGAGATTCTTATTCTGGTTTAAGTACTTCAAATAGTAATGTAGGTGGTGCCAATAATACagctggtggtggtgatagtGTTAGCAAtgcaaatagtaataaaagtATGATcgttggtaataataataaaaaactaacattaagtagtagtaatacatcatcatcgtcatcgttattatcaaataataaaagtaaaattttaaatacctCAAAAAGTACAAGTACTAATACCAGTACAAGTACGAGCACaagtaatacaaataaaaataaaaaaatttcaaagaaaaagaaatcaaaattatcaccattaatGAAACCaaagaataaaaagaataaaaataatggtgaAAGTGAACAAAGTTCAAGTGATAGtgaaaatggtgaaaatGGAATGAAATCAAGAATAATTGAGAATGCTTCAGATTCAtatagtgatgatgataataataataataatgatagtaataataattatcataGTGATAATGAAAGTGATAGTTTTTCAGGTAGTATTAGTATGAGCGATGGTAATGGCAGTGGTTATGAAGCTACTGATGATGAAgacattattaataatagtggtagttttgatgataatgaaaatgatgatgatgatgaagaagatgacgatgatgaatatgatgaagaagatgatgattatgaaaCATTTGATTTTCAAGATAAATCAAGAGttgtttcaaataattcaaaattatcaacatcatcatctagAAAGAAACCACCAAAAGAAACTCATACATTATATATTCAAATGGAGTATTGTTCAAAGAAAACCTTGAAaactttaattgataatgtgGGTGGTATAGCAGAGGAAGAGGCATTTAGATTATTACGTCAAATTGTTGAAGGTTTAAATCATATTCATAGTCAACAAATTATTCATAGAGATTTAAAACCAGccaatattttcattgatAATGAGCAAAATGTAAAGATTGGTGATTTTGGTTTAGCAACAAGCGGTGCACCAGTTTCAAAATCTGACGATTTGAATTCAAGTACTTCAAATGCAgccaataatattaatttatcatcatcaaccaATTCAACTGCACAGCAAACTCCAATGTGggatttaaatgatgaaaatctTAGCATGACAGGAGGTGTTGGTACACCATTCTATTGTTGTCCAGAGATTTTAGAAAAGAATACCAAACATTACGGAACCAAAGTTGATATGTATTCTTTGGgtattattttctttgaaatgtgttttcaatttcaaactCAAATGGAACGTTCAAATATATTAAGAGATCTTAGagacaatttaaaatttccacCAGGATTCGAGTCGACTAAACCTGACCAAACTCAAATCATTAGATCCTTGTTATCAAGAGATCCAACTCAAAGACCATCAACTAAACAACTATTGGAGAGTGGTTTATTACCATCAAAGATGGAAGATGATATCTTAAAAGAGGCAATTAAAACCATTGCAAATCCAACCATTTCTTTATTCTCTTATTTGATGGAgaaattgttttgtttatcaaatgatgaaCATATCATGTCAAGATATCTCTACACATCTAATCCATCATTAACCCCAATGCATTTAATTTGTAGGGAGAAAACATTTTCAAGATTGGagaaaatctttttaaatcatGGTTCAATAAGAATTGATACACCAACACTATTTCCAAAGAATccaacaaattcaactcATCCTGGTGCAGCCAATGTCGCCAAATTTTTAGATGAAAGTGGTACTGTAGTTTATTTACCATATGATCTAACTATACCATGGGCAAGACATGTAGTTATACACAATATTCAACAAGCGAAAAGATATACTTTCTCAAAAGTTTATCGTAGATCTCAACCTGGTTTCTCACCAAAAGAATTATATGAATGCGATTTTGATATAATTGGTCCTTCAAAATCTAGACATATAAGTGATGCTGAAACTTTAAGAAtcattattgaaattatggaagaatttaaagatgaattatttggtaataatagtggcagtaatagtggtagtggtagtggtggtagtataAATTATAAGATTAGAATTAATCATTATGGATTGTTAGATAGTATTTTATCAGAATGTGGTGttgaaaaaagattttttacaGTTGTTTATCAAACAGTAGCACAATTACATTGGAGATTAAATTGGGCTCAAGTTGCCCAATCTTTAAAGGAACATGGTTTATCAGCATCAATAGTTTCAAATATATCAACTTATTTTAGACAAAGGGGTGAATTAGCACAATGTGTCACTCAATTGGAATCATTATTAGCCAATCATAAAGAAGCAACAACCGGTATatcagatttaaaaattttggttAGAAATTTACAAATGATCAATATAATACCAAGGTTTTTATTGGATTTAAGTTTAATTCATAATCATCAATACTATGAAGGTCTTGTTTTTCAAGCATATATTGAACGTCCAACTTTGTCAAATCCATCAAGAACTGAAATCATTATGTCTGGTGGTAGATATGATAAACTGATTAAATCACTTCATCCAAATCCATCATTgtcaaataatattgttagtggtgttggtgttacTTTAGCTTGtgaaaaaattgtaaattcagTATTAAATTATCGTCAacatcttttaaataattgtttcaATACTACTTATACTCGTCGAAATAAAGATCCTcctaatagtaataacaaccccaacaacaacaacctcaatAATAATGTTAGTATTTTTACTAAATTTCAATCACATATTGAAGTTTTTGTTTGTTCATTAGGATCCTCATTGCTTGGTGAAAAACTACAAGTTGCATCTCAGCTATGGTCAGCTGGTATAAAAGCTGACTATTCTCAAACTGATTACTATTCTTCAGAAGATATCTATTCAAATTGTCGTGAAAATGGTATACCCTGGGTTGTAATATTAAGAGAAAAAGCCTTTCaaattggtaaattaaaagttaaacaaattgaaacaaGACAAGAAAGAACAGTTGCAAGAAAAGATTtagttgatttttttttaaaatctagaAAACATAACGttgattcaaaaaatataattcaaaatacAAGTAGCagtgatttatcaaatttaattggtggtaTCAATAATtctggtagtggtggtagtggtggtagtggtggtggtagtagtatgagtagtggtggtggtggtggtggtaatagtaatattggAGGAAGtgatcatcaccatcatggTCATCATAGTAATCAATCAACATCGAGTAGTGGTAATtccaataatagtaatacacAACAAACATCTCCAATTCAACATCATGTTCACTTTAGTAATACAAAAAGTATAATTGGCTCAAGTGGGATTATTAGCAACGCAACATTTAGTGGAGGTagcagtagtagtagtaatattaTTCACTTTGATGAACCGACAGATTCATTTAGTACTCAAATAGTTTATCAAGGTGTTgaagaaataaagaaatctAAAATCGAAACATTGGTTCAAACTTcactttcaaaattattcaGAGGATTCATTCAATCAAAGTCTTCAACTATTCGTGTTATTGTAACAGATTTAGCTTATTCTGTGATTAGAGATTTACAAATTTCAGAATCTCATGATAATATATCAAAGTTCCAGCGTGTAAGCAAAGAAAAACTCTTACAacttaaaaatcaaatcttTAAATGGAAAGTTTACCCATTCATTGTCATTCattcaattaaagatgataaatcagttatatttaatagtgttgtttaa